One window of Deltaproteobacteria bacterium genomic DNA carries:
- a CDS encoding methylenetetrahydrofolate reductase C-terminal domain-containing protein — translation MIVAEAKPIDEILDMIDKYEKILLIGCKGCVAVCAAGGEKEVAFLASAIRTARKRDGREIEIREVTLERQCDPEYVEQIRGFAGDYQAILSVACGVGVQYMAEHYKDIPAFPGLNTSFMGGALEQGVWSERCQGCGNCVLHLTGGICPITRCSKSLLNGPCGGSSNGKCEVDPEMDCGWQLIIDRLKALGEFESRFMEITPIKDWSTSRDGGLRRIVREDMRQ, via the coding sequence ATGATCGTTGCGGAGGCCAAACCGATTGATGAGATTTTGGATATGATCGACAAATACGAAAAGATCCTCCTGATAGGGTGCAAAGGGTGCGTGGCAGTGTGTGCGGCAGGAGGGGAGAAGGAGGTTGCCTTTCTTGCCTCCGCCATAAGGACGGCAAGAAAGAGGGATGGCAGGGAGATAGAGATCCGGGAGGTAACTTTGGAGCGACAGTGCGACCCGGAGTATGTGGAGCAGATCAGGGGCTTCGCTGGGGACTATCAGGCCATCCTTTCTGTCGCCTGTGGGGTGGGGGTACAGTATATGGCCGAGCATTATAAAGACATCCCTGCCTTTCCCGGGTTGAACACATCCTTTATGGGGGGGGCCTTAGAGCAGGGGGTCTGGAGCGAGAGGTGTCAAGGCTGCGGCAACTGTGTCTTGCACCTCACCGGGGGGATCTGCCCCATTACCCGTTGTTCAAAAAGCCTGCTGAACGGGCCCTGCGGTGGTTCCTCCAACGGGAAGTGCGAGGTAGACCCGGAGATGGATTGTGGCTGGCAGCTCATCATCGACCGCCTCAAAGCCCTGGGGGAGTTTGAGAGCAGGTTTATGGAGATCACCCCCATCAA